From Streptomyces sp. NBC_00289, the proteins below share one genomic window:
- a CDS encoding NtaA/DmoA family FMN-dependent monooxygenase (This protein belongs to a clade of FMN-dependent monooxygenases, within a broader family of flavin-dependent oxidoreductases, the luciferase-like monooxygenase (LMM) family, some of whose members use coenzyme F420 rather than FMN.) translates to MTKRMHLGVVLVNGPTQHIVGEWSLPRQITGHDWRSPAFWEDIARTLERGKFDMVFLGDTMAANDNYAGSPDAAIKYSLQFPAHDPMPLLPYMAAVTSRIGLVATASTTYTHPYTTARTFATLANLTSGRVGWNAVASSHRAESENFGRDSVMPSAERYDRADEYVEVCKKLWESWDRGAMVLDKEERIWGDPTKIRPINHEGRFFKSKGPLNVSPAPEGSPVIAGAGQSDRGLEFCARHSEVVFAIQFTGDAMRRQREKFREKLVAQGRDPNSVSILWGVLPIIGETSEAAHAKEQMIFNSVPAEGGLAFMSAHFGIDGSIFELDDPLESAGTDTGSRGLLDTLAKNYGRAVTVGEAGKLYGCGISPHVVGTAEQVADQLEHLYDEAGGDGFLLMTHYLPGSLHEFVELVIPVLQDRGRFRQEYKGSTLREHLSDD, encoded by the coding sequence GTGACCAAGAGAATGCATCTCGGGGTCGTTCTCGTGAACGGCCCCACACAACACATCGTAGGTGAATGGTCACTTCCACGCCAGATCACTGGGCATGACTGGAGAAGCCCTGCTTTTTGGGAAGATATCGCACGCACCCTCGAACGGGGAAAATTCGACATGGTATTCCTTGGGGATACCATGGCGGCGAACGACAACTACGCTGGTTCCCCCGATGCGGCGATCAAGTACTCACTTCAGTTTCCAGCACACGACCCAATGCCACTCCTCCCCTACATGGCGGCTGTGACCAGTCGGATTGGCCTGGTGGCAACCGCGTCCACCACTTATACGCATCCCTACACGACCGCCCGCACGTTCGCGACACTCGCCAACCTGACCTCAGGCCGTGTCGGTTGGAATGCAGTCGCGAGCTCACACCGTGCAGAGAGTGAGAATTTCGGGCGCGATAGTGTCATGCCGAGCGCCGAGCGCTATGACAGAGCGGATGAGTATGTGGAAGTCTGCAAAAAGCTCTGGGAAAGCTGGGACCGAGGCGCCATGGTGCTGGACAAGGAGGAACGAATCTGGGGAGATCCCACCAAAATTCGACCGATCAACCATGAGGGTCGTTTCTTCAAAAGCAAGGGCCCTCTGAATGTATCGCCAGCCCCTGAAGGATCACCCGTGATTGCTGGAGCCGGGCAGTCCGACCGGGGCCTTGAATTTTGTGCACGCCACAGCGAGGTCGTTTTCGCGATCCAGTTCACCGGCGATGCCATGAGAAGGCAACGAGAAAAGTTCAGGGAGAAACTGGTAGCGCAAGGGCGCGACCCGAACAGTGTGAGTATCTTGTGGGGTGTTCTCCCGATCATCGGCGAGACGTCAGAGGCGGCACACGCGAAAGAGCAAATGATCTTTAATTCGGTGCCAGCAGAAGGTGGTCTCGCCTTCATGTCGGCACATTTCGGAATTGACGGCTCGATCTTCGAGCTCGATGATCCGTTGGAAAGTGCTGGGACGGATACCGGAAGTCGAGGACTGTTGGATACCCTTGCGAAGAATTACGGTCGCGCGGTGACCGTCGGCGAAGCCGGAAAGCTCTATGGCTGCGGCATCAGTCCACATGTAGTCGGAACTGCCGAGCAAGTCGCCGACCAGCTGGAGCACCTCTACGATGAGGCAGGCGGTGACGGATTTCTGTTGATGACACACTACCTCCCCGGGTCGCTCCACGAGTTCGTAGAACTCGTAATTCCCGTCCTTCAAGATCGCGGTCGGTTCCGGCAAGAATACAAAGGATCCACTCTTCGCGAACATCTCTCTGACGATTGA
- a CDS encoding flavin reductase family protein: MPHPSAEPPCPDPPDLLRSVFRRHAAGVAVITAHGDRGPVGFTATSLTSVAAQPPLISFGIGTRSSSWPAVSRAEYVGVHILSEHQSDLAATFARSGTDRFALPTHWRRGPQGVPVLDDVLAWLVCHIVQHIPAGDHCIVIAETVSGEATGNSRPLLHHQGRFHTLSDY; encoded by the coding sequence ATGCCCCACCCGAGCGCCGAACCCCCGTGCCCTGACCCGCCCGACCTGCTGCGCTCCGTCTTCCGCCGACACGCGGCCGGCGTCGCCGTCATCACCGCCCACGGCGACCGGGGCCCCGTCGGATTCACGGCCACCTCGCTCACCTCGGTCGCCGCCCAACCGCCCCTGATCTCGTTCGGCATCGGCACCCGCTCCTCCAGCTGGCCGGCCGTGTCCCGGGCCGAATACGTCGGCGTGCACATACTCAGCGAGCACCAGAGCGACCTGGCCGCCACCTTCGCCCGCAGCGGCACCGACCGTTTCGCCCTCCCCACTCACTGGCGCCGGGGACCACAGGGCGTACCAGTACTGGACGACGTCCTCGCCTGGCTGGTGTGCCATATCGTGCAGCACATACCGGCAGGCGACCACTGCATCGTCATCGCCGAAACCGTCTCCGGCGAGGCGACTGGAAACAGCCGCCCACTACTCCACCACCAAGGACGCTTCCACACTCTCAGCGACTACTGA
- a CDS encoding putative transposase, with translation MPGAGAEAEAGAEAGSGEVVYLADELVEFDGYGVCRQLSLFEDGVLRLQVLTSDMTAGAASLLAWLRSRWRIENAIKDLARLHGIDWLCDYRMTETDDTTPVDNPARAAALQTVRDREKDLAAAERRLARLIESPLRPVAKINQQIPAARTDVDEAKKALTTAKTELKQIPVKIPANQLHPGRQRALPAIGRRTLQMVLRMLAYNTELWLADRLNNYLRDNNEYRTQTSGIGFLITVESG, from the coding sequence GTGCCGGGAGCCGGAGCCGAAGCCGAAGCCGGAGCCGAAGCCGGATCGGGCGAGGTGGTGTATCTGGCGGATGAGCTGGTGGAGTTCGACGGCTACGGAGTGTGCCGGCAGCTTTCCCTGTTCGAGGACGGGGTGCTGCGACTGCAGGTGCTGACCAGTGACATGACCGCGGGCGCCGCGTCGCTGCTTGCCTGGCTGCGCTCGCGCTGGCGGATCGAGAACGCCATCAAGGACCTGGCCCGCCTGCACGGCATCGACTGGCTGTGCGACTACCGCATGACCGAAACCGATGACACCACACCGGTCGACAACCCCGCCCGCGCCGCCGCCCTGCAGACCGTCCGCGACCGGGAAAAGGACCTCGCCGCCGCCGAACGCCGCCTGGCCCGCCTCATCGAGTCCCCGCTCCGCCCCGTCGCGAAGATCAACCAGCAGATCCCCGCCGCCCGCACCGACGTGGACGAGGCCAAAAAGGCCCTGACCACCGCCAAGACCGAGCTGAAGCAGATCCCGGTCAAGATCCCCGCCAACCAGCTCCACCCCGGCCGGCAGCGTGCCCTGCCCGCGATCGGGCGGCGCACCCTCCAGATGGTGCTGCGGATGCTGGCCTACAACACCGAACTCTGGCTCGCCGACCGCCTCAACAACTACCTGCGCGACAACAACGAGTACCGGACCCAGACCTCCGGAATCGGGTTCTTGATCACTGTTGAGTCGGGGTGA
- a CDS encoding putative transposase: MTETIVLELPGMPEPSVLRRVEVDGKCLVSRGVSVLFVYDAADRGMRNLAVVAVTDAGVAVQEAATAFGLTPQYVSMLRGRARRDGSAGLVKPMGRRPKLSPRQVEQARRWAGQGWSQEQIAARLGIHRSQISLLLARHGAIAPQPELQLPAEGAEQPGPAGDAAPELEGVRAGQVRSRYAGAMLGHAFLARSGVPDTFASLRTTSSREADDAALLCAVTLAFGLGISSLEGAKLLDRREAGALAGLARLPELRTLRPQLAAIADACDPLAVQRQLAAAMLAVDAPALGVYYVDDHFVPYAGARPVGRGWNNKRKQAQKGHGDTLVTDYRGRAVAFLTGEPSGLTRTLPEALEQLRAITGPAAKLMLGFDRGGAYASVFNVCRSFETDWITYRRGKLKISLIKPTAHPYPSPGAGAGAGAGAGAGAGAGAGAGAGAGAEAGAEAGSGEVVYLADELVEFDGYGVCRQLSLFEDGVLRLQVLTSDMTAGAASLLAWLRSRWRIENAIKDLARLHGIDWLCDYRMTETDDTTPVDNPARAAALQTVRDREKDLAAAERRLARLIESPLRPVAKINQQIPAARTDVDEAKKALTTAKTELKQISVKIPANQLHPGRQRALPATGRRTLQMVLRMLAYNTELWLADRLNNYLRDNNEYRTLTRSLFHLHGTLDYQPKKITVTLDPPGSPRLTHALTLLIDEINQTPPHLPGDPRPITYHLTPTQQ; encoded by the coding sequence GTGACCGAGACCATCGTGCTGGAGCTTCCGGGGATGCCGGAACCCTCTGTGCTGCGCCGGGTTGAGGTCGATGGGAAGTGCCTGGTCAGCCGCGGTGTGTCGGTGTTGTTCGTGTATGACGCGGCGGATCGCGGGATGCGTAATCTCGCGGTGGTGGCCGTCACTGATGCGGGCGTCGCGGTTCAGGAAGCGGCCACCGCCTTCGGGTTGACCCCGCAGTACGTGTCGATGCTTCGCGGGCGGGCCCGCCGGGATGGCTCGGCCGGCCTGGTCAAGCCGATGGGGCGGCGCCCGAAGCTGTCTCCGCGTCAAGTGGAGCAGGCCCGGCGGTGGGCCGGTCAGGGATGGTCTCAGGAACAGATCGCGGCGCGGTTGGGCATCCACCGCTCCCAGATCAGCCTGCTGCTCGCCAGGCATGGCGCGATAGCGCCACAACCTGAACTCCAGCTGCCTGCCGAGGGAGCGGAGCAGCCCGGGCCGGCCGGGGACGCTGCTCCAGAGCTGGAGGGTGTGCGGGCTGGGCAGGTCCGCTCGCGGTATGCAGGGGCGATGCTGGGGCATGCGTTCCTGGCCCGCTCCGGAGTGCCGGATACCTTCGCCTCGTTGCGGACGACCTCGTCGCGCGAGGCTGATGACGCCGCGTTGTTGTGCGCGGTGACGTTGGCGTTCGGGCTGGGGATCTCCTCGCTCGAAGGGGCGAAACTGCTGGACCGGCGGGAGGCCGGCGCGCTGGCGGGCCTGGCCCGCCTCCCGGAGTTGCGCACGCTGCGCCCGCAGCTGGCGGCGATCGCCGATGCGTGCGATCCCCTGGCGGTGCAGCGGCAGCTGGCCGCGGCGATGCTGGCCGTGGACGCGCCCGCGCTGGGCGTGTACTACGTGGACGATCACTTCGTGCCCTATGCCGGGGCCCGCCCGGTGGGCCGGGGCTGGAACAACAAACGCAAGCAGGCCCAGAAGGGCCACGGTGACACGCTCGTCACCGACTACCGGGGCCGCGCGGTGGCGTTCCTCACCGGCGAGCCCTCGGGGCTGACCCGGACCCTGCCCGAGGCACTGGAACAACTGCGGGCCATCACCGGCCCCGCGGCGAAACTGATGCTCGGCTTCGACCGCGGCGGCGCCTACGCGAGCGTGTTCAACGTCTGCCGGTCCTTCGAGACCGACTGGATCACCTACCGGCGCGGCAAACTGAAGATCTCCCTCATCAAGCCCACCGCCCACCCCTACCCTTCCCCCGGAGCCGGAGCCGGAGCCGGAGCCGGAGCCGGAGCCGGAGCCGGAGCCGGAGCCGGAGCCGGAGCCGGAGCCGGAGCCGAAGCCGGAGCCGAAGCCGGATCGGGCGAGGTGGTGTATCTGGCGGATGAGCTGGTGGAGTTCGACGGCTACGGAGTGTGCCGGCAGCTTTCCCTGTTCGAGGACGGGGTGCTGCGACTGCAGGTGCTGACCAGTGACATGACCGCGGGCGCCGCGTCGCTGCTTGCCTGGCTGCGCTCGCGCTGGCGGATCGAGAACGCCATCAAGGACCTGGCCCGCCTGCACGGCATCGACTGGCTGTGCGACTACCGCATGACCGAAACCGATGACACCACACCGGTCGACAACCCCGCCCGCGCCGCCGCCCTGCAGACCGTCCGCGACCGGGAAAAGGACCTCGCCGCCGCCGAACGCCGCCTGGCCCGCCTCATCGAGTCCCCGCTCCGCCCCGTCGCGAAGATCAACCAGCAGATCCCCGCCGCCCGCACCGACGTGGACGAGGCCAAAAAGGCCCTGACCACCGCCAAGACCGAGCTGAAGCAGATCTCGGTCAAGATCCCCGCCAACCAGCTCCACCCCGGCCGGCAGCGTGCCCTGCCCGCGACCGGGCGGCGCACCCTCCAGATGGTGCTGCGGATGCTGGCCTACAACACCGAACTCTGGCTCGCCGACCGCCTCAACAACTACCTGCGCGACAACAACGAGTACCGGACCCTGACCCGCAGCCTCTTCCACCTCCACGGCACCCTCGACTACCAGCCGAAGAAGATCACCGTCACCCTCGACCCACCCGGCAGCCCCCGCCTGACCCACGCCCTGACCCTGCTGATCGACGAAATCAACCAGACCCCACCCCACCTCCCCGGCGACCCCCGCCCGATCACCTACCACCTCACCCCGACTCAACAGTGA